In Serinicoccus marinus DSM 15273, the genomic stretch GGAGCTGCGGCTCGCCGAGCACCTCACGCCGCAGGGGGACATCAGCGACGAGGGCGCCCGGACCCTGGCGGGCTTCGTCACCGACTGCGTCGAGGTCGCCGAGAGCCGCGGGGCCACCGAGCTGCTGCCCTTCGCGACCAGCGCCATCCGCGAGGCCGGCAATACCGAGGAGGTGCTCGCCCTGGTGCGCGAGACCTCCGGGGTGGAGCTCGACATCCTGCCGGGGGAGGAGGAGGCCCGCGCCACCTTCCTCGCGGTGCGCCGCTGGTTCGGCTGGTCCGCGGGGCGGCTGCTCAACGTCGACATCGGGGGCGGCTCGCTGGAGCTGGCGGCGGGGCTGGACGAGCACCCGGACGCCGCCATCTCGCTGCCGCTGGGAGCGGGGCGGCTCAGCCGCGCCCTCGAGCACGACCCGCCGGAGCGCTCGGAGGTCAAGGCGCTGCGCAAGCACATCCGCTCCGAGATCGCGACGGCCCAGCCCGCGCTGACCAAGGTCGGGACACCCCAGCTCGTGGCGGGCAGCAGCAAGACGGTGCGCTCGCTGGCCCGCGCCTGCGGTGCCGCACCGAGGGGTGAGGGCCTCTACGTCCCGCGGGTGCTCCGCTTCGCGGACCTGGCCGAGCTGACGCCGCGGCTGCTGACGATGACGGCGGCGCAGCGGGCCGAGCTCCCCGGCGTCTCGGCCTCCCGAGCCCGGCAGCTCGCGGCCGGCGCGCTCGTGCTCGAGGCCGTGCTGGAGCTCAGCGGGGTCGACGAGCTGTCGGTCAGCCCGTGGGCGCTGCGCGAAGGTCTCATCCTGCGCTTCCTGGACGGGCTGTCCCGATGAGCGACCACATCCCGGTCCACCTGTCGACCTCGTCGGTCTACCCCGAGAACGCCGCCTACGCCTTCGACCTGGCGCAGCGGCTGGGCTACGACGGCGTCGAGATCATGGTCTGGACCGACCCGGTGACCCAGGAGGCGGGAGCGCTGCGCGCCCTCGCCCGGCTGCACGGCCTGTCCATCGGCGCGATCCACGCCCCCCCCTGCTGCTCGCGCAGCGGCTCTGGGGCTGGGAGCCGTGGGGCAAGATCGAGCGGGCGCTCGACCTGGCGTGCGACACCGACGCCCAGTGCGTCGTCGTCCACCCGCCCTTCCGGTGGCAGCGGGGGTATGCCGAGGGCTTCGTCGAGGGGGTGGCGCAGCGGCAGGAGCGCTGGGGCATACCGATCGCCGTGGAGAACATGTTCCCCTGGCGCACCGGTGCCTCGGCGATGCAGGCCTACCTGCCCGGCCCCGACCCGCGCGAGTTCCCCTACAGCGACGTCACCTTCGACGTCAGCCACGCCGCGACGGCGGGCGAGGACGCGCTGGACATGGTCCGCGACCTCGGTGACCGGGTCCGGCACGTCCACCTGGGCGACTCCTTCGGGTCCTTCAAGGACGAGCACCTCGTGCCCGGCCGTGGTGACCAGCGGTGCCAGGAGGTGCTGGAGCACCTCGTCGCCACCGGCTTCGGCGGCGTCGTCAGCCTGGAGGTGGGGACCCGCAAGATGAAGCCTCCGGAGCGGGAGGAGGCGCTGGCCGAGTCGCTCGCCTTCGCCCGCCGGCACCTGGGTCAGCACGACCTGCCAGGTGCTCTCCCGGCGTGAGCGCACCAGTGCTCCGGGCGTAGCCTGTCGCCCATGGAGCTCGCCGACCTCAACCCCTCCGCCCTCATGCGCCAGACCCTGCTGGGCATGAGCCGCAACACCACGCTGCGCCAGGTGATCGAGCAGGCGCCGGTCAGCCGGGACGTCGTCAAGCGCTTCGTCGCGGGCGACGCCACCGCCGACGCCGTGCGGGTCTCGGCCGACCTCGTCGACACCCGCCGCCAGGTGACGATCGACTACCTCGGCGAGGACACGCAGGACCCGGAGCAGGCGGCCGCGACCCGCGACACCTACCTGGAGCTGCTCTCCGCGCTCTCCGACGCCGGGCTCACCCAGGACGGCGCGGTCGAGGTCAGCCTCAAGCTCTCCGCGCTCGGCCAGTTCCTCGGACGGGACGGGCACGCCATCGCGCTGGACAACGCCCGGGCCATCTGCCAGGCGGCCGCCAACTCCGGCACGACGGTGACCCTCGACATGGAGGACCACACGACGACCGACCCCACCCTGGCTGCGCTGGCCGAGCTGCGCCAGGACTGGCCCTGGGTGGGCGTGGCGCTGCAGGCCTACCTGCACCGGACCGAGCAGGACTGCCGCGACCTCGCGGGCGAGGGCTCCCGGGTGCGGCTGTGCAAGGGCGCCTACAAGCAGCCGGAGTCGGTCGCCTTCCAGGACAAAGAGGACGTGGACAAGTCCTACGTCCGCTGCCTGAAGATCCTGATGCAGGGCCCGGGCTACCCGATGATCGCCACGCACGACCCGAGGCTGGTGGAGATCGCCACGGTGCTCGCCGACAAGGCACAGCGTCAGGCTGACTCCTACGAGTTCCAGATGCTGCTGGGCATCCGGCCCGACGAGCAGCGCCGGCTCGCCGGGGCCGGTTCCCGGATGCGGGTCTACCTCCCCTACGGCGAGGACTGGTACGGCTACCTCGTGCGGCGGATGGCCGAGCGCCCCGCCAACCTCACCTTCTTCCTGCGCGGCCTGGCGACCAAGGGCTGATCCCTGTGACGATCGCGCTCCTCGGCGCCGGGGTCATGGGGGGCACCCTGGCCGCGGCGCTCGTCCGGTCCGGGCAGCGCCCGGACGAGCTGGTCCTCAGCGACAAGGTGACCGCGCGCGCCGAGCAGGTCGCCGGGCAGCACGGCACCCGGTATGCCCCTCCGGCCGAGGCCGTCGAGGTCGCCGACGTGGTGGTGCTCGCCGTCAAGCCGCAGGACATGGCGGCCCTGGTCGAGGAGGTGCACGACCACGTCCGCCCGGGCACGCTCGTCGTGTCCATCGCGGCCGGGATCACCACCGACTTCTTGGAGCGACGGTTGCCCCAGGGGACCTCGGTGGTCCGTGTCATGCCCAACACCCCCGCCCTGGTGGACCAGGGCATGTCCGCGATGAGCCCCGGGCGGCACTGCACCGACGAGCACGTGGAGCGGGCCCGTCACCTCATGGAGCACGTCGGCCGGGTCGTCGTGCTGGACGAGGGGCACCAGGACGCCGTCACCGCCATCAGCGGCAGCGGTCCGTCCTACATCTTCTACGTCGTGGAGGCCATGATCGAGGCCGGTGTGCTCCTCGGCCTGCCGCGCGACACGGCCACCGAGCTCGTCACGCAGACGTTGTATGGTGCCGCCACGATGATCCGCGAGACGGGGACCCACCCCACGGTCTTGCGGGAGCAGGTCTCCAGCCCCGGTGGCACGAGCGTCGCCGCCCTGCGGGCCCTGGAGGACCACAAGGTCAGGGCTGCTTTCCTCACGGCGATGGAGGCGGCCGCCAGAAGGTCGCACGAGCTGTCCCCGCGCGAGGACTGAGCACCCGGGTGCCCGATCACCCACTGTTCACCTCGCTCGAGCCAGCACCGACGACCCGTGTGAAAGAGTAGGGAGCATGAGCGAGATCCACGTGCGCGTCCTCGACCCGGATGAGTGGCCGTCCTACAAGGACGTGCGTCTGCGGGCGCTGCGTGAGTCTCCCGAGGCCTTCGTCGCCTCCGCCGAGGAGGAGCAGGCCTTCCCGGACTCCCGCTGGCAGGAGCGGATGGAGCGCTCCCGGCGCCTCCTCGCGCAGGACGGCGACGAGGTCGTCGGCGTCGTCAGCGTCGGCACCGGACATCGCACCAACATCCCCGGCGCCGGTGAGCTCTTCGGTCTGTGGGTGGCGCCGGCGCGCCGCGGCTCCGGCGTGGCCCGTCGGCTGCTCGAGAAGGCCGCCAAGGTCGGTCGCGAGGTCGGTCTGCGCCAGCTCGTCTACTGGGTGGGCACCGACAACGGGCGCGCCGTCGCCTTCGCCTCGAGCTTCGGCTTCCGCCCCACCGACGACCGTCGTCCCATGCGCATCCGTGGCGTGGACGAGGAGGACGCGGAGTCGGAGGAGATGATGATGGTCTACCCGCTGGGTGACGCCGCTGGGGTTCCCACCTCGCTCTGAGCGCACCGTGGTCTAGCGTGAGCCCATGACGGGCTCCTGGGTGATGTGGGACGAGCGCTACACCGACTACGACTTCGGCCCCGGTCACCCGATGCACCCGAGCCGGCTCGACCTCACGCACCGCCTCGCAGGGTCGCTGGGACTCCTGGACCACGCCGACGTGGAGATTCACGGCGCCCGGCACGCCAGCCACGACGAGCTGCTCTCGGTGCACACCCCCGACCTCCTCGAGGCGGTGCGGGCCGCCTCGGACGACCCCCGTGCCGCGACCGGACGTCACGGCGTCGGCACGGAGGACACGCCCGCCTTCGCCGGTATGCACGAGGCCACGTCGTTGGCCGTCGGCGCGACCGTCGAGGCGTGCCGGGCCGTCTGGTCCGGGCGGGTGCGGCGCGCCTGCAACATCGCCGGCGGCCTGCACCACGCCATGCCGCAGGCGGCCTCGGGATTCTGCGTCTACAACGACATCGCCGTGGGCATCCAGCACCTGCTGGACGCGGGGGCCGAGCGGGTGCTCTACCTCGACCTCGACGTCCACCACGGCGACGGGGTGGAGCGGTGCTTCTGGAACGAGCCGCGGGTGATGACGGTCTCGATGCACGAGACCGGCCGGGCGCTCTTCCCCGGCACCGGCTTCCCCGGTGACACCGGCGGCCCGAAGGCGCCGGACTCGGCGGTCAACATCGCCCTGCCCCCGGGCACCGGGGACGAGGGGTGGCTGCGGGCCTACCAGGCCGTGGTGCCGACCCTCGCCCGCGCCTTCGACCCCCAGATCGTCGTGAGCCAGCACGGCTGCGACTGCCACTACGCCGACCCGCTGGCCCACCTGTCGGTCTCCATGGAGGCGCTCGCGGTCGCCTACGGGTGGGTGCGGGAGCTGGCC encodes the following:
- a CDS encoding Ppx/GppA phosphatase family protein; this translates as MRLGVIDVGSNTVHLLVVDAQPGGHPTPDYSHKVELRLAEHLTPQGDISDEGARTLAGFVTDCVEVAESRGATELLPFATSAIREAGNTEEVLALVRETSGVELDILPGEEEARATFLAVRRWFGWSAGRLLNVDIGGGSLELAAGLDEHPDAAISLPLGAGRLSRALEHDPPERSEVKALRKHIRSEIATAQPALTKVGTPQLVAGSSKTVRSLARACGAAPRGEGLYVPRVLRFADLAELTPRLLTMTAAQRAELPGVSASRARQLAAGALVLEAVLELSGVDELSVSPWALREGLILRFLDGLSR
- a CDS encoding GNAT family N-acetyltransferase, which gives rise to MSEIHVRVLDPDEWPSYKDVRLRALRESPEAFVASAEEEQAFPDSRWQERMERSRRLLAQDGDEVVGVVSVGTGHRTNIPGAGELFGLWVAPARRGSGVARRLLEKAAKVGREVGLRQLVYWVGTDNGRAVAFASSFGFRPTDDRRPMRIRGVDEEDAESEEMMMVYPLGDAAGVPTSL
- a CDS encoding acetoin utilization protein AcuC, producing the protein MTGSWVMWDERYTDYDFGPGHPMHPSRLDLTHRLAGSLGLLDHADVEIHGARHASHDELLSVHTPDLLEAVRAASDDPRAATGRHGVGTEDTPAFAGMHEATSLAVGATVEACRAVWSGRVRRACNIAGGLHHAMPQAASGFCVYNDIAVGIQHLLDAGAERVLYLDLDVHHGDGVERCFWNEPRVMTVSMHETGRALFPGTGFPGDTGGPKAPDSAVNIALPPGTGDEGWLRAYQAVVPTLARAFDPQIVVSQHGCDCHYADPLAHLSVSMEALAVAYGWVRELADDLTEGRWVALGGGGYELVEVVPRAWTHLIGVVTGRPVDPATAVPEEWRRHVEEMYGVTAPRSMGDRGGREIRYGRWDEGHDLDEPVDAAIMATRRASLPGWGLDPYFD
- the proC gene encoding pyrroline-5-carboxylate reductase — protein: MTIALLGAGVMGGTLAAALVRSGQRPDELVLSDKVTARAEQVAGQHGTRYAPPAEAVEVADVVVLAVKPQDMAALVEEVHDHVRPGTLVVSIAAGITTDFLERRLPQGTSVVRVMPNTPALVDQGMSAMSPGRHCTDEHVERARHLMEHVGRVVVLDEGHQDAVTAISGSGPSYIFYVVEAMIEAGVLLGLPRDTATELVTQTLYGAATMIRETGTHPTVLREQVSSPGGTSVAALRALEDHKVRAAFLTAMEAAARRSHELSPRED
- a CDS encoding proline dehydrogenase family protein, with translation MELADLNPSALMRQTLLGMSRNTTLRQVIEQAPVSRDVVKRFVAGDATADAVRVSADLVDTRRQVTIDYLGEDTQDPEQAAATRDTYLELLSALSDAGLTQDGAVEVSLKLSALGQFLGRDGHAIALDNARAICQAAANSGTTVTLDMEDHTTTDPTLAALAELRQDWPWVGVALQAYLHRTEQDCRDLAGEGSRVRLCKGAYKQPESVAFQDKEDVDKSYVRCLKILMQGPGYPMIATHDPRLVEIATVLADKAQRQADSYEFQMLLGIRPDEQRRLAGAGSRMRVYLPYGEDWYGYLVRRMAERPANLTFFLRGLATKG
- a CDS encoding sugar phosphate isomerase/epimerase, whose translation is MACDTDAQCVVVHPPFRWQRGYAEGFVEGVAQRQERWGIPIAVENMFPWRTGASAMQAYLPGPDPREFPYSDVTFDVSHAATAGEDALDMVRDLGDRVRHVHLGDSFGSFKDEHLVPGRGDQRCQEVLEHLVATGFGGVVSLEVGTRKMKPPEREEALAESLAFARRHLGQHDLPGALPA